The DNA region TTGCTGGCAAAGTAATTATAAAACATAACATAAGCTCTATGACACTGTAATTCTTGTAGTTTAGCCGACTCTTATTTCCATAGTGAGCATGATTAGTATTTGTATATGACTTTGCAAAATCCACCAGAGTCGCACAAGCTAGCCAGCAGCTTTCCTTGATAATGATATTACTTGTGTTTGATTAAGGTAAGTCAGACCTAATCCATTTATCCAGTGGGgtcatgtgttttttttaacatcATGTCCGACATTGTGTATGTGCAAGTctctttcttactttttttttttttttttttttctttcttcaaaataataaaaataatatgcaAAAGTTTGATTAAATAGTTTCTTCGATGATTGATCATTTGGGGTTTCTTCAGTGACATTTAGTTTTTCGATATTGAGGTAATTTGACATTTAGGGTGACTATATTGACATTTGGGATGACCTTGCTATGAAGGTTCAAGAGTTATATGATCTCAATGGAGAATGAGATTTAACTAAGTTTCGATTGTGCATGCATGAGTGTATACGCACAAACTcaattcaatttgaaatttatcattTGGTTGGTTAGACTAGGCTTAACCTTTACTTCAATCAAGATCTTCTAGAGATTTAGGTGGATCATTTTATTGTTTCTTGAATCtgtaaataattaatttttttttaatgatccaatgattttttttttgagggggatgATCCAATGGTTataacataaaaagaaagaggatTTGAACTTTAATTCTTCTTGTAAAGCAAGTAGGTAATGATATCAACTTATTGAATTACAAGGTTATTGactattaatattaaaattcattagattaaattctattatattaTAAGTAATAGTTTaaataaatgctaaaataatactaattaatatttattaaatgctaaTGACGTGATAACAATAACAAAGTCTCTATTTCAAACTTTTGGAGTCGACTATAGATCCTTGTCAAATTAACaaagagtatatatatatatatatattgtaaggaccaaaaatcatacACAAGCCCAACAATATTAACGTTTAATAATTTaaggcccaaaacaataaatttgtagagaaggtatcaacaacaaaattcaTGGCGTTCTGATTATATGCCTTAGTCACCTCACTTTACATGACCActctccttcttcctttttctttttctctgcttccatctctcttatttatactccttGCTCTTGTTATCTCAGACCTACATCTCTCACCTAATCAACCTCATTTACTGACACTTGTCCGTTCCcttgtagtcggtaatggagaAAAGCTCTTGCTCTGTGccttgtactgttcaggtcattttcacattaatgcaacggataaagctggtactccctattcaatgcggccagaaagcttggtgcagaacattcaatgcaatgTTCATAGTTCTCAacccagatatttgcaatatattCAATACATCACCAATCTACCTTTCGTACTTTTCCGGACCAtcccacttcatcctcgggTTCTTGACTTTTACTCTCCTCTATTCCTTATGCTTCACAGTATGTCTTCGGGTCTTTAAGTCTtcgggtcctcgggtcctcacaatagccccttaaaacttaGGCTATTAACCACAAATTAATAGCCAAGTTTTAACTCCTCGGATGAACTTCCTACGTGCATTTTGCTTTCACACATATAAACGTCTTTTCGCTGCCTGTGACACGCTCCTGATGCCTTAGAGTCCACGATGGATCATTTATGGTGTCAGGCAGCTCCCTATCTCCGCATGTTCTATGGCTGGATCAACATCGTACGACTCAGATTGCTCTTTCATTTATGAGCGGGAAAATTACCACGCCTTTTTTACCCTTATAAAAGCAAGACTTGGGGCTGGCTAAGGTTCATTTTGGCGTTTTGAAGGATTAAAGGAAAAAGACCGCCCGAGGAGCAGTTTTAAGCATTCTTCAGAGGTGTGTCAGTTCTCCTATTGCTTCTCCttcattgtttattttttcttcttcttgtcatAAAGTTTAATGGGTAGATATGCTAAATTAGTGAAAACTGATAAGGCAAAGGCCACTTTTAAGGCCCTATATAGGATTCCTGACGATGTTGATATTCAACATTGTAAGGAAGGAGAATGGTTAGTTTTACCCCAGCCATCCGAGTCAGTTATAATTCCCATGATCGCTTTTATTGAAGGCAGAATGGAAATTCCCATGAGTAGGGTGACCCgaaattttcttataaactatAGACTTACCCCAGCCTAATGTTCCCccaatgtctttaggatcctaggatGTGTAGATGCACTAAATCGAAAAATGGAGACTAACTTAACCTGGCATGATGTAAACTAGGTGTACAATTtccaaaaaggggaaaaaaccAAATACTATATGAAGTGTAGGGTCCCAGCCGTTAGGCTGATCTCCTGCTTGCCTGACTCAAGCAAAGGCATGGACGAGGATTACCTCATCGTCTCGGGGAACTGGTACGACGGATTACACTGCCCTACCCAAGATGGGGTGCCAGGTAGGGTTCTCGAGGACCGACGTGATACTTAGGAATATCAATTATCTTCTTTTATAATCTTTTATTGATTAACTCTTCCTAACAGTATTTATCCCTTACTACAGACGACTACCACACCGCTCCAAACAAACCCTCTGTAAACCTTCAGGACCTGAACAAAATTCTCAGGTCGGAAATATTTTTGCACAGGAACGGGCAGCTTAGAGTGGCCCACGTCATTCTCGGCTACACCCCTTCCACCAAACATTTTCAAAGTTCAAAAAACGTAATCCGGGCCAGGGATCTTCTTTAGCTCGTATTGACGTAGCGGTGCCTGACTTTTTACTACCTACGCCCCCTCTAGAAGGAACACAGGACGCACAACTCTCAGCCCCTCTCGCAGCCAGACTACTTTACTCCCAAGAGCAATCCACTGATCTTGCGGACGagggaaaaaaatcaacttCCCAGCCGAGTCGTCCCGAGGTAACGGATAAGGACTTTGAAGTAATTTATCGTGAAGACGCCCCTCACAACTCACAACTTCCTTCAACAAGTAACATGGGCTTCCAAGAGAAAGAACCCGATCTCCTGGCTTTGCTACAAGCCCATGCTGGAAGTTCTTTCCCTGCTGTAACCGTACCTCCTCGTCCCATCACCCCAGTAGTGACACGTACCCCCCTGAGGCCGTggacaaaaaaaggaaaagaggtcAAGGTGGTAAGAATATCATTGAGATCGAGGAGGGAGAGAAACTCGACCCCCCTTCTAAGGATGTTTGGACGGGAAAAAGCCACATGAAGTTTGTTCATACTGGGTCTTCCAAGGAGACCAGTGGTGATCAACCAAGGAAAGTCTCCGTTTGGTGCCTCAGCTTTACTTTAAGTTTAGGCAGCCCCGTACTTGATGATGCCAACCTAAGAGATCCGAAGAAGGGGAGCTCAAGTTTGGTGGCTGAGTGTTTGGAGAAGACCCTATGCCTCCCCGAGGACATGGCTGAGTTGCGGTCTTTCCGCAAAAGAGAAGTCTTCCTGTCTTTGAAACAAGACTTAGCTAAGGTATCTTTCACAATTCTATATCATCTTATCTTTATTACTATTAAAAGCGTTACTCATATGGCTTTTGTAATTGATGTACATTATAGGCTGTCCAGGCTTCTTTCATGGCTGAAGAATGGGTGGATCATTCCTTAAATTTAGccaaaaaagttgaaaacaaCGTAGAAGTCGCTGTGAGGGCTCAAAATAAAGCAGAACAGAATATGAAGGAGATCCTCATCCAACTGGCCGAAGTGGAAAAAGCTCACAAGAATGCATAATCTGCCTTGCAAAGTTATGAAACACAGGCAAATATTGCCCTTGAAGCCCAAAAGCAAGCCCAAAACCGACTAGCCCTCACTGTGGTGGAGCTTAAGCAGGTGCAAAAGCAATTAGCATCTAAGGAGCAGGAAAAAGCTGATGCTGAGCAAGCAGCATATGACGTCGGCATGAAGAAAGCTGCTGAGAGCCTTATAGCTCAACTCAAGGGTGTCGCCCGTGCATTCTGTCTGGAAGTTTGGGGTCAAGCCTTAGACGCTACGGGAGTATCTGCTGAATCTGAGCTCCGAACTCCAGACAGCGTGTATTATCCCTCTGCTCTACAGCTGGCACCTGCTCCTCCCAAACCAACTAGTGACTCCAGTTCCATTCCTCCCTCATCTACAACCACTCCGAATCCAAACCCTTCCTCTGTTCACTCCAAGGGCAAAGAAACAGCTGAGAACCCTTCCCCCAGCATCGAATTGGTAAACGTAGAAAATGAAGCTGATACGATAGAGGTGGGGcagacaaaaaagaaagaaagagaaggaaccagagaaaagaaatacaaaagagaaacaaacaaatactTGACATATGAGCTCAAGAGTTTGTTAAAAGTTGTTTAGAGTTTAGTActgttatttttcttcttttaaaaaaaaaaactgatttcaAGGAATTAATAGTAGCGTAAATGGTGCATGTTGTTTATTGCCAACATATCGCGAGAttcaaatcaaatattaaattttctacTCATTGTCGATAGCAATTCTTCaatgctaaaaataataactttcaTATACACATAAAACACAATATGATCACCAACTTTGCAACGTAAGCTAGAGTAATACCTATGGTACACATTTTTGTTACCTTGACACGTGGAATGCCTTATGGATGGTGTTAATTTCTCCTAGTCTTAAGGCCCGAGGAGCCGGACAAGGACTAAGCTCggttcaacattttttttacggtgttaatttttcttagacttgtggcccgaggagccgaacaagaactaaggtcagtttaacacttggcTTTTCCTTagggtgttaatttttcttagacttgtgacGCGAGGAGCCGAGCAAGAattaaggtcagtttaacacttggcTATTTCTTagggtgttaatttttcttagacttgtggcccgaggagccgaacaagaactaaggtcagtttaacacttggcTTTTTCTTagggtgttaatttttcttagacttgtggcccgaggagccgaacaagaactaaggtcagtttactACTTGGCTTTTTCTTAGggtattaatttttcttagacttgtggcccgaggagccgaacaagaactaaggtcagtttaacactcgGCTATAAGTTCTACCAATAAAGAAGCACAgactaataaaacaaaacagTCCTACAACTTATACAAAAGAAGGCTCTTCCTTTAATAGTAATAACGTCGTAAATTgcttacattccaggggcgatGGACTAATTTTCCATCTAAATCTTCTAAACGATAGGCCCCCACATCTGCTACAGACATGATTctatatggtccttcccaattgggccctaacttaccccaagcaGGATTCTTTGCTGTCCCCACCACTTTTCTCAAAACCAAATCTCCTGGCACTAAAGGTCTCGGCTTCACTCCTTTATCATATGTTTGCTTGAGTTTCTGTTGGTAACTGCCCATCTTCACACTGGctacttctcttttttcttcaatagtATCTAAACTATCGCATAACATGTCATGATTGCTCTCAACATTATACTGGTCAGATCTTAAGGTGGGGAAGCCTGACTCCAACGGGATTACCGCCTCCATTCCATatgtcattgaaaagggtgtctcgCCCGTTGATCTTCAAGGGGTAGTGCGATAAGTCCACAACACATGAGGCAACTCCTCTACCTATCTTCCTTTAGCATCGTCTAATCGCTTCTTTAACCCCGCCAAAATGACCTTTTTTGTAGCCTCAgcttgaccatttccttgagggtaAGCCGGTGTTGAGTATCCATTCCTTATTCCCAGATCCCCACAATACCTACGaaaagccttgctgtcaaacTGAAGTCCATTGTCAGAAATCAGAGTATGTAGGACTCCAAAGCGAGttacaatattcttccaaataaacctcTTAGCATCTGCGTCCCTGATGTTAGCTAgcggctcggcttctacccacttagtaaaataatccGTGCCGACGAGGAGCCATCTTCTATTACCAGTTGCCCGAGGAAAAGGTCCGATGATATCCAAGCCCTACTTAGCAAACGGCCATGGACTAGATAATGGATTTAAGACTCCCCTtagttgatgaatgtttggtgcaaacctttgacattgatcacacttccTTGCATACTCCTAGGAGGCTTTCTGCATATTTGACCACCAATACCCTTAAGTCATGGCCCTGTGGGCTAATGATCTTCCCCCAGTATGACTTCCATATATTCCctcatgcaactcttccaagAAAGGCTCAATAGCTTTAGGATGCACGCAGAGCAGATATGGCCCCGAGTAAGAACGTTTGTACAACTTATGCTCCTCAGAAAGCCAGTAACGGGGAGCACTTCTCCGTACCTTCTTTGCTTCCACTTTATCCTCGGGTAACATACCATGTTTTAAGAAGGTCACAATCGGATCCATCCAACTCGGGCCAACGTGAATGCTGTGAATCCCAACTGCCGAGGTGCCAGTAAGACTAGAACTCATCAAATCCTCCACCATCACCGTCTGCGGTAACTTCGATCCCAAGGATGTGGCTAACATGGCCAACGAATCAGCATGAGCATTCTGCCCTCTTGGAATTTGTcttactttgaaactttgaaacaTGCCTAACACCCCTTTGACTCTATTGAgatattttttcatcttttcatctctTGCCTCAAATTCTCCGTTAACTTGTCCAACAATTAATCTGGAATCATAATAGAATTCGATTATTTCTCCTCCCAAATGCCTAACCATTTGAACACCTGCCAAGAGAGCTttatactcggcctcattattagtggctaTAAACCCTAGCTGTAATGACTTTTCCATGACTAATTTCTCAGAGGTGATCAACACAATTCCAATCCCTGCTCCCTTTCGGTTAGATGCCCCATCCGTATAAACTTCCCAAAGGAGAACACTCCTGGGGCCAATAGACATCACGGTTAGCATGACATCTTCCTACCTAATGCCACCCTCCGTAAATTCGGCCACGAAATCGGCAAGAACCTATCCTTTGATAGCTGTCCGGGGCATATACTTAACATTTTAAGCTCCAAGCCTCGTTCCCCACTTAGCCACGCGACCAGTGTAATCTGACTTCCTTATGAGAGCTTGCAAAGGCAATTGGGTAAGTACCACTACcgtatgggcttgaaaataatggggaagcttccTTGTTGCATATACGATGGCTAGCATAGCCTTTTCCAAAGGTAAATACCACTTCTCGGCCTCTTGCAAAGATTTACTAATGTAATACACcggtttttgaatttcatcatCATTCCG from Castanea sativa cultivar Marrone di Chiusa Pesio chromosome 6, ASM4071231v1 includes:
- the LOC142640144 gene encoding uncharacterized protein LOC142640144, with translation MSIGPRSVLLWEVYTDGASNRKGAGIGIVLITSEKLVMEKSLQLGFIATNNEAEYKALLAGVQMVRHLGGEIIEFYYDSRLIVGQVNGEFEARDEKMKKYLNRVKGVLGMFQSFKVRQIPRGQNAHADSLAMLATSLGSKLPQTVMVEDLMSSSLTGTSAVGIHSIHVGPSWMDPIVTFLKHGMLPEDKVEAKKVRRSAPRYWLSEEHKLYKRSYSGPYLLCVHPKAIEPFLEELHEGIYGSHTGGRSLAHRAMT